A region of the Microbacterium sp. YJN-G genome:
CAGCGACAGCCATCACAAGCACATGCCCGATCCTCATGAGTGCTCCCTTCGTCCGGTGACAGTTCCGACGCTTGCCCGGCCACCTAGGTTCCCAACCCAGTATCGGCATGACGGAGCCGAAACGTCCGCACATGCCGCGTTGAGGGCGGCTACGCTCGCCCGGATCTGCCGCGTTGAGGGCGGCTTCGCCTCAGTCCGTGCCTTAGAAGTCAGATCGTCAGCGAGCTCGTGAGGCGGTGTCGGCCTACCACGAGGCAGAGCTCGCCGAACTCGCCGCGCACGTGGCCGAGACGATCGACCAGTTCCGCAGCGACGTACTCACAGCCCTCGATGTCGACGAGGTCTTGTTCCAGTACTCATGCGCCGCGAAAGAACTCTGGAAGTTTTGCAACATCGGCGACGCGCAGGCGGCCGCAGTGCAGTTGCACGGAGCCCCGTAGATTCACTGGTGGGAACGCGGGGCACCGAGACACGCAAGACGTCCCGTCGACGGAGTACCGACCAGCGAACTTTAGTGACAGCCACGCGGCCGAACGTGCGACATTCCGCCGCCATTTCCCGCCCGTGATCTCATGCGACGCAGTCCTCTCTTCCCGGCAGGTGCGACGCCGTGCGACTGGACACTCGCGGTCTAGCTGTTTCCAGACGCCCGCGAGGCGTTCCAGTTTTGCTTGAAGGCCACTTCTCGAGTTCTTTCGGGCAGGTCGACCGGCGGCAGGTGGTCGTCTGCTCGGTTGAAGACGTCGTCCACGAGCATGCGGTCAGCGGCCTCCACGTGCCCCTCGACGGCGGTCACCTTGACTAGGTCGAGGCGGCAGATGTCGTCGTACGGCGCTGCCTTGCACGCGGTCTCGGCGGCTCTCCGGGCCGTGGCCAGGTCGTCCTTCGCGAGTGCGTCGACGACGATGACATGCGCGGTGTCGACGATCGCGCAGCCGATGGTTTCGTGAAGGCGTTCGCCATCAAGCAACCAGCTCCATCCTCGCTCACGCAAGCGGCTGAAGGGCACGCCCTCGACTAGGCTCAACGCAGTTTTGAGTTCGCTGATGCCCTCAACGCCGCGGGCTTCGCCCCGGGCACGCAGTCGACGGAAGAGGTCGAGGTCGACCAGCACGTCTTGGACCTGGTAGGCCTTGACCCCGGTCTTTCGGAAGGTCGGGGAGCCGTTTGCTGGCGGCAGGTGTTTATGGCCGGTCCGTTGGTTGTCTCCCAGCCAGGCACGCAGCGAGCCGAGGTCCGTTCTTGCTCGCGAGCCTGCGATCGAGAAGGCATCGGCCACCGCGCTGCCAGTGACGCCTTCAGGGTGCAGGGCAAGGAAGGCGAGCAGCTCGACGAAGTAGGGCCTGCGCTTGGTGATCGATGGGGCGACGATGCCGTACGCGCGGGCGGTGACCGGGCCCAGCAGCATCAACCGGGGGCGGACGCTTTCGGTGTCGAACCAGTCAGCAACGTCCTGGTCCAGGGTGGGGTCGGACTGCTCGACCTGCCTGCGCACCTGTGCGGGAACTACTGGAGCGAGGGTGACCACGTCCTCCGCTGTCGTGGCGGCCGCGGCGAGGTACTCCTCGACCGGTCGTGGCAGTAGTGAGCCCTCGCTGGTTCCCTGAACCTCGCGGGCTCCTGCCAGGTCGGAGCGAAGAGCTCCTGCGTGATCTGTCAGTGTTCGCAACCCGTCCGGGGCCGCAGTGGTCGTGGGGATGCGTATCGCTTCGCTCTCGCGGGTGAGATCGACAATGGCCGCACACGCCGACGCTTCAAGGGCGGTGAGGCCAGAGGCGTGTAGGTCCAGACCAAAGGCGGGCGCGAGCAGGCGTCCGCTCCTGTCCACCTCGAGGAGGAGCGATCCGGGGACCGGCGCGTTGACGGCCACGAGGGCTGCGCCCAGTCGAGCGGTCGCAGGGGCAGCCAGCAGCATCGCGAGCTCGCTAGCACCGTCGCCGGTGGTGATCACTGCCCAAAACGGATCGGGTTCACCGGTGCCCGATTCCTGGGCGGCGGCGAGGTTCTCGGCGATCGATGCGATGACCTTGTCCCCGTTGTCGTGGTGATGAAGGCGCAGGGTGTCGAGCTCGGCCAGCTCCTGTCCGAAGCCGATGACGTTGACGTTCACGAGCACCGACCAGGGGTTCAGTGCCAGTTCCGCAGCGACATGGCGTGCGAGGGAAGTTGCAGCTTCGGTGCCACCGCTCAGGCTTGCCACACCGAACGACTCCAGATTCAGGAGGTGAAGTCCGCCGGCTTCGTCCTGGCCGATTGAGACGAGCAGGGGGTACGGGGCGAGCACGTCGGTCGTCGGCCCCTCCGCCCGCAACCGTGTCGACCAGACCTCACCGGCGCCCGCCCACGGAGCAGGGAGATCGGAGTCCTCTGCAAGATGGAGTGTGACCGTGTCGTCGGCGAGGACCGCCCGCACCAGGCGTGGGATGGCGAGCCCTGCGGCCGCCGTGTCGACGGCGAGCGCACGCAATGCCTGGTCGAGCTGCTTGATGGTTGCTGTCATCGGGGCTCCCGCGTGCATCGCCGTCTTCTCGACGGCGCGCAGCTCTGGCGGGGGAGGGGCGACTGTCTGGCCGGGGCGGCGGTAGCGAAGCTGGGTGTTGCGGTGGGCTCGCACCGCGAGCAGGACCAGACCGGCGAGAAGTGCACCGGCGCCCGTGAGACCCGGCAGCAGCCAGGGGGTGGGGGTCTCGTCGACTGCGGGGGACGTCGCGTCCGCTGCAGGCGCCGGCTCTAGCTCCGGCACCGCTGTGTGGGTCGGGTCGACGTCAGGCGTGGGCTGAAACACCGGTGGGACGACGACTTCTGGTAGCCGGTCTTGAGGTGCCCCGGTCTTGCCGCCGCGATGCGTGGTGTTGGGGATGGTGACCGTCCAGCCGGGCTGGATCAGGTCGGGGTCCGTCAGATGTGCCCCGTTGTGCTGGATCGTGTCGCGCGATGCCTCGAACAAGTCGGGGTAGCGCAGCGGGTCACCCAGCTGTCTTTCAGCGATCTCGGAGAGCGTGTCACCGGGTTGCACCTCGTACTGCTCCACCGGGTGGTCGGTGGAAGATGAGTCTGCTTCTTGAGGGACCTTGAGCACAGTGCCGGCGACGATGAAGTCGGGTCGTCCGTGGAGCAACTCGCGATTCAGCTCGACGATCTCGGTGTAGCGCCCGCCCTCGCCGAGCATGCGTTCGGCAATCCGCCACAAGCTGTCGCCCCGTTTGACGGTGTAGTCGGAGATCGCCGTCGCCGGAGCCGCGGAGACGCCGGTCGGGGCGGGCGTTGACTGGGCGAGGACGGGCGCAGTGTCGGCGGACTCCAGTCGCGGCGTGTCCGGGACGGGCGCAGCGAAAACAGCGTGGACGGGCGTGGGCGAGACTGCAAGGGAAACCGTCGGAGTCGCGATGAACAACAGGGCGGCTGCAGCGACGAGTTGGCTGGCACCGTGCTGCGGGAGGCCGAACCCGGGAAGCGACGGGGCCGGCACTCCGCGTACGAGAGCGACGGCTTCGACGACCACCGAGACTGCGACCACGATCCACGCCGTCCACGCGGCCACGGCGATGACGGTGAGGGCGAGGGTGCCGTCGTCCGGGCGGGACAGCAACACTCTCAGCTCGCTGAGCTCGATGTCCGACGGGCGCGCGCCGATCGTGATCAGCATGAGCGGCATGCCGATCACGAGGAGCAGGACGACCAGCGTGGCCGCAAGTCCGTGGAGTCTCTGGCGAAGCGCGGGCGGGGTCATTGTTCGCTCCCTGCGACGGTGCGGATCAGTCGTGCCGAGGCCTCACCCGTGACGGGCAGGTCGCCGAGGCCGATGATGCTCAGGAACTTAGGGCGATAGGTGTCGGTCACGTTCACGGTGATGGTGGTGCCGTCGGTGATGGACACGGTCCCGTTGACGCCGGCGGTGGAGAGATAGTCCTGGGCCGCGTTGCGTGCGGCCGCGGCATTGATGGCCACGTAACGTCCCTGGACTGCCGGTGCGGCCTGGACCTCTTGGCCTCCGGCGCGCGCAGCCTGGCCAGCGACGTTGTGGGCGCGCTGTTGGGCGTGGACCTGCCCGCCGAGGTCGACGGCCAGCCCGACGAGCATCATCATCGCGAAGCTCGCGTTGACCATCCACAACGTGATGGAGCCATGCTCATTGCGGATCATGAGCGCTCCCGCCACGTGTCGAGAGAGCTGCTCGCTCTCGCTTCGACGGTGCGCTTGCCTGGTACTCCCGGCACAGCGAGATCCTCAAGGTCCAGCAGGCAGCCGATGGTGACGTGCACAGCAGCGTTCTGACCTACTGCTGCGGCGAAAGCGGCGGTGTCGACGTGGACGGTGACCTTCAAGCAGGCCACGTCCTGATTCGCCAAGCTGTTCGTGGCGGCCGCGGTAGCGGCGGTCTCGGCGGATGACCTGGTTCGTGCAAGCGACGCGGACCGGGCGGCGTCAACAGCCGCCGACTCGACTGCCTGGTGGGCAACCGTCGTACGGCCACCGAAGATGATCAGGCCCACGAACAACACGAAAGCGGGCACGGCAATCGCTGCCTCGACCGATGCGGATCCACCTTCGCTGCCATTCCGGCTGGCTGGGGGACCCATCGGGGATTTCATGGCGCAGTCACTCTCTCCACCGGCATGCTGGCGCGTTGCCGTACGACGGGGTTCCAGCCGGGAACGACGCTGAGGCTGCGTCCGGTCACGATGACGACCGCGGTGGCCACCGAGCGGCTCGTTGAGACGGTGGCATCGGCCAGGACGTCGTCACCGCCGGCGTCAGCGACGAATGACGTGGCAGCCGCGGTTCCGGTCGTTTCGCTGCCGTGTTCGCCTGCAGCTGTGCGAGCCCCCTCCTGGGCGGCAGCGATAGCCACCTCGCGGGCGTGGTGGTAGAGCGCGGCCTGAACCCCGATGAACATGACCGCGAACAGTGCGGGCAGCAGGATGACCAGCTCGATGGTGGCCGAGCCGCGGTCGCTGCGCCTACTGGATGTTGCCGGCCTGCGTCGTGACATAGGTCCTCACCGCCGCGACGACGATGGCCACGATCCCGATGACGGCCACGGCCCACAAGACGTGCTCGGTGGTGACCGAACCACGCTCGTCGGGGTCTGCCCGGGCAGTCAGCTCGATCTTGAGCCTGATCAGTGCAGTGCAGATCTGGAGCATCGTTGCTTCCTTCCTTCGAGTTCGTTCTGAGTTAGGTGTTGCTGAACATCCGGAGCAGCGACGGGGCGACGAGCAGCGCCATGAAGATGACGCCCAGCAATGAGCCGGGGATGGTCATCCGCTCGCCGACTGCGTGGGCCTGGGCGAGCTCGTCGTTGAGCATCGCGGTGCGCATCGCTGCGGAGCGGGCACGCAGGTTGGCGTAGACGCTCGCGCCTTCCTCACCGGACAGGCGCATGATGTCGGCGAAGTCGTCCAGCTCGGGGAGCCCGAGCTCGTCGGCCAAGGTGTGCAGGGCCTCCCAGGGTGGGAGCCCGGACCACCGGGAGCGCGTCAGCTCTTCGTTGAGGCGTTGGAAGACCCACGAGTCGCCGATCTCGGCCGCGGCCTCCATCGCCTGGCGTACGCCCGAGCCGTTGTTGCGCTCCAGCGCGACGAGCTCGATGTAGGCGCCAAGGGCGCGGGTGAACTCGAGGCGCGCCTTCTTCGCATCATCGATGGCGTTGTAGTTGGGCAGGAAGAACATCACCAAGGCCAGCCCCAGCGACGCGAAGGCGGGGATCGTCACTGGGAGCCCGAGGTCGAGGAACTCGAGGAAGGCGGCGAGGAGGGGCGGGATGAGCAACCCGAGGAACGCGAAGACGATCTTGTCCCCGTAGAACCGTGCGAGCGGGACTCGCAGTAGGGCCAGCTCCCGTGTGGGGGTGCGGACCCACACGCCGGGCGGGAGCGCGCGGATCGCCCAGACCCCGATGCGTTCCTTGCCTGCGGCCGCGGATCCTGACGTGTCTTCCCTGGGCGCGCGGGTCGGCGTCAAGCGGCGGAGGGCGTCGGCGAGGTCGGGTTCTGCCGGCATCACTCGGGCCGTCAGGAGGACGAGGCCCAGCCCGACCATGGCTCCCGCGAGCAGCGCGAGCTGCAGCCCGGTCGTCATCGGTTCGCTCCCGGCTGGTGGTCGAGGAAGCGGGGGAGTGGACGACCGATCGCCATCTGCCGCATCCACACGAGTGTGGCGACGTAGGCCGAGAGCAGGACCGCGAGGATGATCTGACCGAACGGGCTTCGGTACGGCTCGACGTACGTCCCCGAGACCGCGAGGATCACGAGGACCCCGACGCTGATGATGGTGACCCACCGTGCCGTCGAGCGAGGCTTGGCCCGGTCGGCCTCGACTTGCCGGCGGGCGCGTACGTCGGCTGCGACCGACTCGGCCAGTCCTTCGAGCACGGCTGCCAG
Encoded here:
- a CDS encoding type II secretion system F family protein, producing the protein MTTGLQLALLAGAMVGLGLVLLTARVMPAEPDLADALRRLTPTRAPREDTSGSAAAGKERIGVWAIRALPPGVWVRTPTRELALLRVPLARFYGDKIVFAFLGLLIPPLLAAFLEFLDLGLPVTIPAFASLGLALVMFFLPNYNAIDDAKKARLEFTRALGAYIELVALERNNGSGVRQAMEAAAEIGDSWVFQRLNEELTRSRWSGLPPWEALHTLADELGLPELDDFADIMRLSGEEGASVYANLRARSAAMRTAMLNDELAQAHAVGERMTIPGSLLGVIFMALLVAPSLLRMFSNT
- a CDS encoding LysM peptidoglycan-binding domain-containing protein, giving the protein MTPPALRQRLHGLAATLVVLLLVIGMPLMLITIGARPSDIELSELRVLLSRPDDGTLALTVIAVAAWTAWIVVAVSVVVEAVALVRGVPAPSLPGFGLPQHGASQLVAAAALLFIATPTVSLAVSPTPVHAVFAAPVPDTPRLESADTAPVLAQSTPAPTGVSAAPATAISDYTVKRGDSLWRIAERMLGEGGRYTEIVELNRELLHGRPDFIVAGTVLKVPQEADSSSTDHPVEQYEVQPGDTLSEIAERQLGDPLRYPDLFEASRDTIQHNGAHLTDPDLIQPGWTVTIPNTTHRGGKTGAPQDRLPEVVVPPVFQPTPDVDPTHTAVPELEPAPAADATSPAVDETPTPWLLPGLTGAGALLAGLVLLAVRAHRNTQLRYRRPGQTVAPPPPELRAVEKTAMHAGAPMTATIKQLDQALRALAVDTAAAGLAIPRLVRAVLADDTVTLHLAEDSDLPAPWAGAGEVWSTRLRAEGPTTDVLAPYPLLVSIGQDEAGGLHLLNLESFGVASLSGGTEAATSLARHVAAELALNPWSVLVNVNVIGFGQELAELDTLRLHHHDNGDKVIASIAENLAAAQESGTGEPDPFWAVITTGDGASELAMLLAAPATARLGAALVAVNAPVPGSLLLEVDRSGRLLAPAFGLDLHASGLTALEASACAAIVDLTRESEAIRIPTTTAAPDGLRTLTDHAGALRSDLAGAREVQGTSEGSLLPRPVEEYLAAAATTAEDVVTLAPVVPAQVRRQVEQSDPTLDQDVADWFDTESVRPRLMLLGPVTARAYGIVAPSITKRRPYFVELLAFLALHPEGVTGSAVADAFSIAGSRARTDLGSLRAWLGDNQRTGHKHLPPANGSPTFRKTGVKAYQVQDVLVDLDLFRRLRARGEARGVEGISELKTALSLVEGVPFSRLRERGWSWLLDGERLHETIGCAIVDTAHVIVVDALAKDDLATARRAAETACKAAPYDDICRLDLVKVTAVEGHVEAADRMLVDDVFNRADDHLPPVDLPERTREVAFKQNWNASRASGNS
- a CDS encoding TadE/TadG family type IV pilus assembly protein; protein product: MSRRRPATSSRRSDRGSATIELVILLPALFAVMFIGVQAALYHHAREVAIAAAQEGARTAAGEHGSETTGTAAATSFVADAGGDDVLADATVSTSRSVATAVVIVTGRSLSVVPGWNPVVRQRASMPVERVTAP
- a CDS encoding TadE family protein, coding for MKSPMGPPASRNGSEGGSASVEAAIAVPAFVLFVGLIIFGGRTTVAHQAVESAAVDAARSASLARTRSSAETAATAAATNSLANQDVACLKVTVHVDTAAFAAAVGQNAAVHVTIGCLLDLEDLAVPGVPGKRTVEARASSSLDTWRERS
- a CDS encoding TadE/TadG family type IV pilus assembly protein, whose product is MIRNEHGSITLWMVNASFAMMMLVGLAVDLGGQVHAQQRAHNVAGQAARAGGQEVQAAPAVQGRYVAINAAAARNAAQDYLSTAGVNGTVSITDGTTITVNVTDTYRPKFLSIIGLGDLPVTGEASARLIRTVAGSEQ